The genomic stretch CTCCGGAACCCCCACGTACAACCCGAGCAATCGGCTCAACGTCAGGGACGTCTCCGGCTACACCACCTTGAGGCAGGTGGCCTTCCTGGGCAGCTTTGAGGGACAGAGCTCCTTCGGAGTCGGGGTCCGGGCCAGGTTGCCGTTCCGCACCTTTGTGCTCACTGGAACCGACGGAACCAGTCGTCTGGTGATCGATGTGGCCCACCGTTGGTAGGTAGACCAGAGGCGAATGGATCGCGCGGAGGCGGTTGGATGACAAAACCACGTCATCCTCCCCCTCCGCGCGGTCTTTGTGTCACGATTCATTTATGAGTATTGCGCGCCCATACAAGCAAGTGGATGTCTTTTCCTCCTCCCCCTACACCGGTAACGGTCTGGCCGTGGTCCTTGACGGCGAAGACCTCAGCGACGCCCAGCTGCTGGCTTTCGCCAACTGGACGAACCTTGCGGAGACGGTTTTCCTGTTGCCCGCCACCCACCCGGACGCCGACTACCGGGCCCGCATTTTCACCACCACCACCGAGCTGCCCTTCGCCGGGCACCCCACGCTGGGAGCCGCCCACGCGTGGCTCGAGGCCGGCGGTGTACCCAAAAACCCCGAGGCGCTGATCCAGGAATGCGGGGCCGGGCTCATTGAGATCCGCCGCGTACCGGGCGAGCACCCACAAGATCCGGAGTCGCTGGCCTTTAAGGCCCCACCCTTGATGCGCACCGGTGAGCTGGAAGAGGACGTGCTCGACTGGGCGCTAGCCGGACTGGGCATCACTCGTGATGATGTGCTGGCCCACCAGTGGTTGGTTAACGGGCCGAACTGGGCCGGGTTGCTGTTGCGTGACGCGGAGCTGGTCCTGTCCCTGGAACCTGACTTTGTGGCGCTGGCCGGGCTCGAAATCGGCGTGATCGGAGCACACACCGTCGGTGCGAAGCAATCGACCTCCTATGACCCGATGGTTCACCAGCAGCGTCCGGCCGGAGCCCGTGAGGAATTGCGCCCGGTCTCCGAGGCGGATGTGCAACGTTCCCAGCGCTTCCGCAATGTGGTCACCGGAGCACCGGCCGATTACGAGGTTCGGGCCTTCTGCCCCGGCGAGGGATTGCAAGAGGATCCGGCGACCGGGTCACTGAATGCCGGCTTT from Paeniglutamicibacter sp. Y32M11 encodes the following:
- a CDS encoding PhzF family phenazine biosynthesis protein, encoding MSIARPYKQVDVFSSSPYTGNGLAVVLDGEDLSDAQLLAFANWTNLAETVFLLPATHPDADYRARIFTTTTELPFAGHPTLGAAHAWLEAGGVPKNPEALIQECGAGLIEIRRVPGEHPQDPESLAFKAPPLMRTGELEEDVLDWALAGLGITRDDVLAHQWLVNGPNWAGLLLRDAELVLSLEPDFVALAGLEIGVIGAHTVGAKQSTSYDPMVHQQRPAGAREELRPVSEADVQRSQRFRNVVTGAPADYEVRAFCPGEGLQEDPATGSLNAGFGAWLTGSGLAPSSYTVRQGTRVGRAAIVQVDSDADGIWIAGHSMTCIDGTVILP